The DNA sequence TCTCATCCGAATGATCTTCAACCGGCACGGTTCGCCCCGGTCGGTTGTTTTTGGATGTCCCATACGGGCGATTTCGGCGTGTTCTTGTCGGCGTTGTCGGTGACCCGGTCCCGGAGGGTTCTGGCATGTCACGACCGAGGTGGAGTCGTGCCCGTTGGTGGATCGCCTTAGTCAGCTGCGTGCTGGCGGCGCCCGGGCTGGCGGAGCTGCAGCCCGTCCCGGCGGCGGCCTCCACCTCCAGATCGGTGTCGCTGGACCTTCCGGTACAGGCATCCGGCAGCGCCGCCGGGCTGCCGCACCTGGTGAGCACCGCGCAGACCCAGGAGGCGAAGGCAGGCCCGGTTGCCGCCATGGAGCGGCCCGAGGACGCGTTGCCCCTGGACACCGAGGTACGCGGGAATCCGGGCCATATCCCGCAGACCAGAACCCCCGCGGGGCCGTCGCTGTTCCTGTCGGCCGAGGTGCGCGCCGCGGCCGACTGCCGGCATCCGGCCTGGTCGTCGTGGGGGGACTACGACCCCGGCGACATCGTGTCCTACCGAGGTCACGACTGGGAGGCGATCGATCCCTGGCCGGGCATCCCGCCGAGTGAGCCCGAATGGGAGGACCTGGGGCCGTGCCACACCGGTGCCCCCTCCGGCGCGCCGATCGTGCTCGACATGAAGCCGGTGGCCGGGGCCCTTGTGCCCTCGGTGACGCCCAAGCTGACCGCGGTGGCCGAGAGCGGCCCGGGCACGATCGTGTGGGGACGGCTGCGCTACTCCTTCGAGGTGGAAAGCGACCTCAGCAGCCAGGAGCCCGACCCGGACACATGGCGTGACCGCGATGGGTGGCGGGACCTCCCGCGGAACGACGAGCCCTACGTGCGCGTGACGTCGGGATGGCTGGGCCTCAACGTGAACAGCTGGACCGTACCCGCCGGGAAGCTGGAGTGGGGCAAGCCGTACCGGTGGCGGGTGACGGTGCAGGACGCGTCCAACCAGGCGCAGACCGTCAGCGACTGGATGACGTTCGTCACCGGGGTCCGGCAGCCGCCCGTCTCCTCCCAGATGGCGATCCAGGGTGCGAACGGCCAGGAGTTCGACCACCTGTCCGGCAACTACACCACCACGTTCATGGACGCCTCGGTCAAGGCCGTGGGTCCGCAGCTCGCGGTGATCCGCACCTACAACAGCCTGGATCCGCGCAGGGACGGCATCTTCGGCGCGGGCTGGACGAGCCGGTACGACATGAAGATCGTGCCGGAGGTCATCGACGGCGTGCAGGCCCTGCGGGTGACCTACCCGGACGGCCGGCAGCTGCGGTTCGCGGCGGCCGGGAACGGGACCTTCCAGCCCCCGCCCGGAATGCACGCCACGATCGCCGAGCTCGACGGCGGCGGCTGGCGGCTGATGGACAAGTCCGCCACGTCCTACCTGTTCGACGCGTCCGGCAAGCTGATCCGGATCGAGGACAACCGCGGCCGCGCGCAGGAGCTCACCTATGACGCCGACGGCAGACTGACGCGGGTGACCTCGCCCGGTGGGCGGTCGCTGACCTTCACCTGGAACGGCCCGCGGGTCGCGAGCGTGTCCACCGATCCGGTCGGCGACCAGGGGCCGCTCACCTGGACGTACCACTACGAGGGCGACCGGCTGACGGCGGTGTGCGCCCCGGTGCAGGAACCCAACTGCACCCGGTACGAGTACGGCACCGGCTCGCACTACAGCAACCTGGTCCGCGAGGCCGACCCGATGGGGTACTGGCGGCTCGACGAGCCGGTGATCCCTGACGGGTGGACCCCGCCGTGGACGTGCCCGCCCCGGCCGAGCCCGAACCAGCCCGAGTGCAACCCGCCGCGCAAGCGCCAGCTCGCGGACCTGGGCTGGGGCTTCGGCCCGGTCACCGCCGAGGACCCGGGACTGGGTGAGCGCGGCGCGCTCGCCGGCAGCACCAACACCGCCGCTTACGTCGACTTCGAGCTGCCGTCGTACTCGATGGCGCGCCTAGGCGACCGCTACACCTTCGAGACCTGGTTCCAGACCACCTCGCCGGGCATGCTGCTGGAGTTCCGCGAGTACGAGGATGACGTCTTCACCCACCCGGCGGTCTACATCGGCCGCGACGGCAGGCTGAGGGCCCAGCTCAACGAGCTGCCCCGCTACGCGATCAATCCCACCACCACCTCCCGGTCGGTCATGGACGGCAGGTGGCACCACCTGGTGGTCACCTTCGACAACGGCACCCAGCGGCTCTACCTGGACGGCCAGCAGGTGGGCACACTGTCCAACCTGAGCACCACCCCGTTCGACGGGCCGATCCGCTTCGGCCTGGGCTACATCGACTCGTCGTGGCCGTCCAGCCCCGCGTCCGGGACCACCATCGTCGGATTCCCGTTCTACGGGCTGCTGGACGAGGTGGCGGTCTACGACCGGGCGCTGACCGCCGACGAGGTCGCCGCCCACTACCAGGCCGGCACCACCCCCGCTCCGCACCTGCTCACCAAGATCACCCTGCCGTCGGGCCGGGTGTGGATGACGAACACCTACGACACGGCGAACGACCGCATCGCCACCCACACCGACGAGCACGGCGGTACCTGGAAGATCGGCAAGCCCAAGGTATGGAAGGACCCGCTCAAGCCGGAGTACGACCAGGACCAGTCGAAGCGCATCGTCGAGGTGACCGACCCGCACGACGGCAAGCTGAGCTACGTCCACGACGCCTGGCGCGGGTACCGCCTGGTCCAGGAGACCGACCAGCTCGGGCACACCACCTACTACAGGTACGACTCCGGCGGCTTCCCGGCCGTGATCACGGACCGCAACGGCAACAAGGTCCAGCTCGCGCACGACAAACGCGGGAACCTTCTGCGCAGGCGGGAGTGCCGGGCCCCGAACGACTGCCAGACCGAGTACTTCACGTACCACGTCAACACCGCCAACCCCTTCGACCCGCGCAACGACGAGCTCACCGTCGTCCGGGACGCCAGGTCGCAGAGCGCGACCGACGACACCTACGCCACGCGGTACGAGTACACGCCCTACGGCGAGGAGGCCAAGGAGATCCTGCCGCCCACGCCGGACTTCCCGTCGGGGCGCGAGCTGGTCACGACGTACACCGACGGCACGGAGCCCGCGGAGGGCGGCGGCACGACCCCGGCGGGCCTGGTCAAGTCCGAGCGGGACGCCAAGGGGTACGAGCACACCTACACCTACACGGCGGCCGGTGACCTCGCCACCGAGACCTACCCCGGCGGGCTGAAGATCCGGTACGAGTACGACGAGATCGGCCGGGTGATCTCGCGCACCGAGATATCGAAGGCGCACCCCGAGGGCGTCACGACCACCTTCACCTACGACGGCCTCGGCCGGGTGGTCGCGCAGACCGGTCCCGGCGTGCGCAACGAGGTCACCGGCGTCACCCACACGCTGCAGTCCCGGTACACCTACGACGCCGACGGCAACCGGCTGACCGAGAGCGTCGTCGACCTGACCGGCGGGGACCCCACCCGCACGATCACCTACACCTACGACGACTACGGCCGGACGGAGACGGTGACCGGCCCCGAGGGCGGCGTCGTCCGCTACACCTGGGACCACACCGGTGCGCTGACCAGCGTGACCGACGAGATGGGCACGGTCATCCACTACACCTACACGGCGCGCGGCGAGCAGGCGTCCCGCATCCTCAAGGGCTGGACCGGCAGCCCGGTCAACCCGCAGCCGGCCAAGGACGTGGTGCTCGAGTCCAGGGCGTACGACCCGGAGGGCCGCCTGGCGTCCACGACCGACGCGATGGGCCGCACGACCTCGTACGTCTACTACGGCGACGACCTGCTGTCCAAGGTCATCGCCGACGACGTACGGCTCAACGGGTCCACCACCCGCCGCGACGTGGTGCTGGAGTCCAGGGTCTACGACGCCGCGGGCAACCTGATCCGCAAGGAGACCGGGGGCGGCATCGAGCGCACCGACTACGTGTACGACGCGGCCGACCGGCTGGTGTCCGAGACCTTCGACCCGTCCCGTCTCGCCCGCAAGACCTCCTACACCTACGACGCCAACGACAACGTCGTCGAGGTGCGGTACACCGCCGCCAACACGCCGCGGGTCGAGACCATCGAGTTCGAGTACAACCCGGACGACGAGCTGATCCGCAAGAAGGTGAAGAACGGGGACAACGACCTGATCACCACCTACGACGTCGACGACCGCGGCCTCGTCGTCAAGATCACCGACCCGCGCGGCAACGAGCCCGGGGCGAACCCGGCCGACTACACCACCGACCTGCGGTACGACGCGGCCTACCGGCTCGTCGAGGCCCGGGCGCCGCCGGTCACGATCGAGAAGATGGGCGCCGAGCCGACCACGGCCCGGCCCACCGTGCGGTTCGGCTATGACGGCTCCGGGCAGCGCACGCACGAGGTCGACGCCGAGGGGCGCACCACGGTCTACGCGTTCGACAAGGCCGGGCGGCTGACCTCGGTGACCCACCCGCAGTACACCCCGCCGGGCGGGTCGGCGCTGACCCCGCGCGAGACCTACGAGTACGACGCCGCGGGCCGGCCGATCCGGTACACCAACGCCCGCGGCCGGACCTGGACGACCGAGTACGACGCGCTGGGCAACCGGGTCCGCGTCACCGAGCCCGGGCCGGACGGCGAGCCGGGCGGCCGGTGGGTGTACGAGTACGACCTGGTCGGCGAGATGCTCGCCCAGGTCGACCCGACCGGTGCCCGCACCGAGTTCACCTACGACGACCTCGGCCGGCAGATCACCGCCACGGTGATCGAGCGCAAGCCCACCACCACGGCGATCGTCACCCGGATGGAGTACGACGACGCCGACAATCTGATCAAGGAGATCGGCCCCTCGTCGCGGACCACCACGTACGAGGTGAACGCGGCGGGCGAGGTGACCGCGGAGACCGACCCGCTGGGCGCCACGACCAGGTACGCCTACGACCTGCTCGGCCGCGAGGTGCGGGAGACCGACCCCCTGGGCAACGCCACGGTCACCGAGTACGACCTGGCCGGGCGGGCGGTCGCGGTCACCGACCTGGACGCGAACGGCTCGATCATCCGGACCGTCCGGTTCGGCTACGACGCGGCCGGCAACCTGACCAGCGAGACCTCCGGCGAGGGCCACGTCACGCGGCGTACCTATGACGCCTCGAACGCGCTGGTCAAGCTCGTCGAGCCGGTTACCGACGACCGGTCGATCACCACCACGTACGGCTACGACGCCACCGGTGCCCGGACCCGGGTCACGGACGGGCGCGGCAACACCACCTGGACCACCTACAACGGCCTCGGGCTGGTCGAGAAGGTGATCGAGCCGCCGACGGCCGCGCACCCCGAGGAGGCCGACCGCACCTGGACCAGCGTCTACGACGCGGGCGGCAACCTGGTCACCGCGATCGCGCCCGGCGGGGTGCGGGTCGACCGGGAGTTCGACCACCTCGACCGGGTGGTGCGCGAGGTCGGGTCGGGCGCGTCGGTGCCCACGCCGGAGCGCACCTACGCCTACGACCTGATGGGGCGGGAGACCGCCATCGGTGACTACACGCTCGAGTACAACGACCGGGGTCTGGTCACCAAGATCTCCAAGGGCGGCAACCAGGTCGCGGCGTTCGCCTACGACGCGCTGGGCAACCCGACCCAGCGGGTCGACGGCACCGGCACCGCCACGTTCACCTGGGACAACGACGACCGCCTGCGCACCGTCGTCGAGCCGGTGACCGGCCGTACCTTCACCTACGACTACGACCGGGACGACCGGCTCACCACGCTCACCTCCGCGAACCCGGCCAACCGGCAGACCTTCGAGTACGACCCGGTCGACCGGCTGATCCGGCAGACGCTGACGAACGGCAGCGGCGCCCAGATCGCGCGGATCACCTACGAGTGGGACAAGGACGACAATCTCGTCGCGAAGACCACCGAGGGCCTGGCGGGCGCGGGCCGCAACGCCTATGGCTACGACAAGTCCGGGCGGCTGATCTCCTGGACCGGGCCGGACGGCAACACCACCACCTACGAGTGGGACGACGCCGGCAACCGCATCAGGGCCGGGAACAAGACCTTCGTCTACGACGAGCGCAACCGGCTGCTGCGCGGCGACGGCGTCGAGTACACCTACACCCCGCGCGGCACCGTGGCGACCGAGACCAAGGACGGCGTCACCAGGAACCTGGTCTTCGACGCCTTCGACCGGCTGGTCTCGGACGGGGACATCACCTACACCTACGACGCGCTGGGCCGGATCGCCTCGCGGTCCAAGGGCGGGGAGACGGAGCACTACTCCTACTCCGGCCTGGAGAACGACATCGCCGTCGTCACCGACGGGTCGGGCGCGGTCAAGGCCAGGTACGGCCGGGACCCCGACGGCGTGCTGCTCGGCCTGAAGGAGGGCGACGACCCGGCCGTCGGCGTGCTGAGCGACCAGCACGACGACGTGGTCGCCACCTACTCGGCGGCCGGGCTGGTGGACTCCACCGCCTACTCGCCGTTCGGCGAGGTGGTGGCCCGGACCGGCACCGCCCGCCGCATGGGCTTCCAGGGCGAGTACACCGACCCGGACACCGGCAAGGTGAACATGCTCGCCCGCTGGTACGTCCCGGGCACCGGCGGCTTCGCCTCCCGGGACACGGCCGACCTGGATCCGGATCCGTCGATCCAGCTCAACCGCTACGCGTACGCCAACGGCAACCCGCTGGCCTACACCGACCCGAGCGGCAACTGCCCGTTCTGCATCCCGCTCGCCATCGCGGCCCTGCGGGTCGCCGCGCAGATGGCGCTGCGCCAGGTCGTCCAGCGGGCCGCGGTGCAGGCCGGCCGGGCGGTGGTGCAGCGGGCCGTCCAGCAGGCCGGCCAGCGCGCCGCACAGCAGGCCGCCAGGGCCGCGGGCAAGGCGGGCCAGCAGGCGGCGAAGAAAACCACCCAGAACGCGGCGAAGAACGCGACCCGGCAGGCCACGAAGCGGGCCGGGAACAACGCGTCGAGGGCCAACAAGGCGACGAAGGCGCAGAGGTCGTCCAAGGCGTCGAAGTCCTCGAGGGCGAAGCAGCAGAGGTCCGCCAGGGCCAAGAACCAGAAGGCGAAGCAGCCCAAGAGCCCCAAGGCGAAGAAGCCGAAGCTGCCGAAGGTCAAGGCGAAGACGAGGGCGCCCAAGGGCTCGAAGGCGAAGCCTTCCAAGGCGAAGCCGTCCAGGTCGAAGACCAATACCAAGAAGAACAACCAGAAGAAGAACACCACCAAGGACTCGGGCAAGGGCAACAAGGCCAACACCAAGTCCACCGGCACCAAGAGCAACTCGAGCAAGTCCACGACGAAGGACAGGCTGAAGGAGGAGCTCGTCTTCGAGTCGCTCTCCGATATCGGGAGCGACCTCGGCTGGTCCGGGGGTGCTCCGGCCGGTGGCTTCGGTCCCGCCAGCCTCGGCGGTATCGACCCCTGCGGCAGCCTGCGCTCGTGCGCCAAGGAGGTCGTCGAGAGCGTCCTCGACGACGTCCAGGACAAGGTCATCAACGATCTGATCGACCAGGTCGTCCCGGAGGTGCCGGTCGACTACAGCCCGGGCGGCAACTGCCGGCCGGGCGGGGCCAACAGCTTCGTGCCCGGCACCCCGGTGCTGATGGCCGACGGCACCACCAAGCCGATCGAGGAGGTCAAGCTCGGCGACCACGTCCTCGCCACCGACCCGGTCACCGGTGTGGTCGAGGCCAAGCCCGTCACCACGCTCATCACCGGCGAGGGCACCAAGCACCTGGTCGACATCACCATCGACACCGATGGGCCGGAGGGCGACGCCACCGACACGCTGACCGCCACCGCGGACCACCCGTTCTGGGTTCCGGACCTGCGCGAGTGGCTACCGGCCGAGCGCCTGGCGCCCGGCATGTGGCTCCGGACCGCCGCCGGCACCTACGTCCAGATAACCGCGGTCGCCAAGCGGACCGCCGCCCAGCGCGTCCACAACCTCACGGTCGACGACCTCCACACCTACCTACCATGTCGTTGCAGGCGGCCAGGCGGTCCTCGTCCACAACTCCAACGACCCCTGCCGGCAAAACCTGCAACCCGGTAACAGTGCAGCAGCTGCACGAGGCAGAGAGATTCACAATGGGCCGGAATGGCAAGAGTTTTTGCGATCGCGAAATTACAAGCCCGGGCACGAAGTTTCCGAGAGGAGCATCCCTGATGCCTTCACGCCAAAAGGGGCCCCGGTGGAACTGAAGCCGGATACCAAGAGCGGAATCAAGGCTGGAACTCGGCAATTGAGGCGTTACATGAAGGACATGGACGTCAAATACGGCGAGCTGTGGACTTATCGCGAAACGCCTGATGGTGGGGTAGAGTTTCATCTTAGGGCGATTCCTGACGGTCCTCGCAGATGGAAGAGGTTCTGATTCGACATGGCCAAGGGGATGTCCGCTCCAGCGGTGTTGCGTTTGGCGAAGGAACTTGGTGTTGTTCCTTCGAGCGCCGATGTGACCCGAAGGGGTGTGGTGCGCTGGGAGTCTGGGGAATTAGCGTATATTGGATGGGTGATGAAGCGTATTCCAGGTCGACTGACCTGGGGTATGAATGTGGGCGATGCGAAATTCGGCCCGCTCATGGAGGAATATGGGCGAATGGTTGTTCGGATTCGCAGTCCGCGTAATGAGTTCCCTGTTCCCGGGCGGCCGGATGATCTCCTGATCAAGTGGCTCCAGGAAGGGCTTGGAAAAGCAAGAGAATTTGTGGCTGATCGTATTGACCTCTGTGTTCTTCTCTCGTCGCCGGAAGACGTATGGCGGGGAGATCTTTATGCATGGAATCCGCTGGCAAACTATCCTGCTCGCCTGGTGCAGGCCTTGGTGCTGGCGCGTGATATCGGTAGCCTTGAGTTGGAGTCGCAGGTCATGGAGCGACTGAGACGAGGAACAGTCGATCCAGATACTGGAGAGCCCATCGACCTTATGACAGAGGCCAGAGAATGGGCGCGTGAGTTCTCGGCTGTGCTTGGATTCGATATCCGGCTCTAGCAAAAGGTCCTGCTTGACCGGAGAAGCGACGGCTAATTGATGCATATACGGTGCGTCAGGGCCAAAGCCAGAGCTCCGGTCAGGACTTGTGTTGACCAGGCGCCCCGGTCCGGTGTGGGCCAGGGCGCTTTGCGTGTCGTCAGGTGAGCCCGAGGATGGTGAGCACCGTCCGGGCGGTCTGGCCGCCTTCGACATCACCATCGACACCGATGGGCCGGAGGGCGACGCCACCGACACGTTGACCGCCACCGCGGACCACCCGTTCTGGGTCTCGGACCCGTTTCGGGAATAAATATGACAAGGCTTTCGAGGAAATGTGCGAAAGCCTTTCTCGGAATAAAGCGTTCCAGGAATATCTGTCGTGCTGGGGGAAGGCGTCGCAGTAGGCGTTCCTCTGGAGGTGAATGTGATCATAAGGTTGCAGCCGCCGGAAGGAGTTCCACCTCTCCTGATTGGCATGTCAATCGATGAGGCTCGTAACGCCATGGCTGTCTGGGGTGATCCCCGAGAGGAGCGGCCTGCGCCCGGCGAGGTGTATCGGCTACGGGTCTACGATGCTGGACTGACTCGAGATGTCTTCGCTTATTTTGAGGACGAGGAGAAGGTTTCGGCCATCGAGGTGTGGGAACCTGAGGATTCGAAGCATGGAACAGTGCGGGTACTTTTCGGTGATATAGACGTCTTTTCTCTGCCCGCTGATGAAGTCATGCGCGCTTTGCGTGCCCGAGGAATCCATGTTGACGAAACGGACCCGTACTACCCCTATTGTCCGGAACTCGTGCTGGGGTTCACCCGAGAAGGCGGTGAAGATGTAGTGGATGAAGAGTCAGGATTGGCACGCTATTTCCAATCCGTCGTTGTGGCGCCTCCAGGCTACTATGACTGAGATGCCAAGGTTCAACTCCATCGTTGAATTAGATCGCGCTTGGCTGCTATCCTGAATTGTTGCTCAACGCTTATGGGGTTGCGGAACTCCGCCTTCGGATACTGCTTCATCACATCTTGAATGAGGCTGCGGCAGAGCATCGTCAGTGCGCCGATTGAACCTCCGCGCTTCTATCGGTCGGCAGTCTCCTCGGCATCATGAGGACCTCGGCCTGAGCGCCGACAAATTTGGTACTCGGCGACGTCCAGGCATGATGAATCACATCTAAACAAGATCCTGACCACCGGCGAGAGCAGGGTATGCCGCCGGCCCGTAAACGGCGATATGAGGGAGGAGAACGCTGATTCGCCGGTGGTCTTAGAGCAGACTGAACTTCTCGCTTAGGTGAGCCCGAGGATGGTGAGCACCGTCCGGGCGGTCTGGCCGCCTTCCTCCTCGGCTATGGCGAGGGCGGCGGGGACGTTGAGGTCGTCGAGGAGGGCGCGGACGGCGGCCTGTTCGGCGGCCGGTGAGGACGTGTTGCGGCCGGTGGCGGTGTGCAGGCGGTCGAGGTGGGCGGCCGCGGCCTCGAGGGCGGCGGGGGAGTAGTCCCAGTCGGCCGACCAGGGGCGGTCGATGAGCAGCAGCCGCAGGGCCGCGGCGGAGTGGTCGCGCAGCAGGTCGGCGGTGAAGACGAGGTTGCCGGTGGACTTGGCCATCTTGGCGCCGTCGACGCGGACGATGCCGACGTGCAGCCAGGCGCGGGCGAACGGGCGTACGCCGGTGACCGCCTCGGCCATGGCGGACTCGTAGGCGTGGTGCGGGAAGCGCAGGTCGGCGCCGCCGCCGTGCAGGTCGAGGGCGGGGCCGAAGGTGGTGAGGGCCATCGCGGCGCACTCGACGTGCCAGCCGGGGCGGCCGGAGCTCCACGGGCTCGGCCAGGCGGGCTCGCCCGGCTCCGACGGGGTCCACAGCACCACGTCCCACGGGCTGTGCTTGCGCGGGTCGTCGGGGTCGTCGCCGTACTCGGCGAGCAGCGCCCGGGCCGTGGCCTCGTCGAGCCCGGCCCGCGCGGGCACGTGCTCGCCGCGGAAGAACACCGCGCCGTCGACGGTGTACGCGTGACCGGTGTCGAGCAGCGCCTGGGTGAGCGCGATCACCTCGCCGATGTAGTTGTGCGCCCGCGGCTCGTGGTCCACCCGCTGCACGCCGAGCGCCGCCATGTCCTGGTCGAAGTAGAACTGCTGCACCGCGGCGAAGCTGTCGTACGGGCTGCCCGCCCGCCGGGCCGCGCTGGTGAGCACGTCGTCCACGTCGGTGACGTTCCGGCACACCTCGACCGCGATGCCCGCGTGCCGCAGTACCCGGGCCGCCACGTCCGCCCACACGAACGTGCTCGCGTGGCCCAGGTGCGTGGTGTCGTACGGCGTGATGCCGCACACGTACATCCGGGCGCGTCCGACGAGCGGCAGCCTCCGGCCGCCGAGGGTCATGGGCGGGCTGATCGGTGTGGCCGCGTGGTACATGCTCTCCTCCGGTCCGGGTGCGGGGCCGGCCGCCGGGCGGGTGCCGCCCGGACAAGCCGGGTACTCGGTCAGCCGCCAGCGTACGTCGCCCCCGCGAGCACGGCAGGCCGGGGGCGGGCCGTACCCGCCCACCGAGGCA is a window from the Thermopolyspora flexuosa genome containing:
- a CDS encoding class I tRNA ligase family protein, with the translated sequence MYHAATPISPPMTLGGRRLPLVGRARMYVCGITPYDTTHLGHASTFVWADVAARVLRHAGIAVEVCRNVTDVDDVLTSAARRAGSPYDSFAAVQQFYFDQDMAALGVQRVDHEPRAHNYIGEVIALTQALLDTGHAYTVDGAVFFRGEHVPARAGLDEATARALLAEYGDDPDDPRKHSPWDVVLWTPSEPGEPAWPSPWSSGRPGWHVECAAMALTTFGPALDLHGGGADLRFPHHAYESAMAEAVTGVRPFARAWLHVGIVRVDGAKMAKSTGNLVFTADLLRDHSAAALRLLLIDRPWSADWDYSPAALEAAAAHLDRLHTATGRNTSSPAAEQAAVRALLDDLNVPAALAIAEEEGGQTARTVLTILGLT
- a CDS encoding LamG-like jellyroll fold domain-containing protein, coding for MLAAPGLAELQPVPAAASTSRSVSLDLPVQASGSAAGLPHLVSTAQTQEAKAGPVAAMERPEDALPLDTEVRGNPGHIPQTRTPAGPSLFLSAEVRAAADCRHPAWSSWGDYDPGDIVSYRGHDWEAIDPWPGIPPSEPEWEDLGPCHTGAPSGAPIVLDMKPVAGALVPSVTPKLTAVAESGPGTIVWGRLRYSFEVESDLSSQEPDPDTWRDRDGWRDLPRNDEPYVRVTSGWLGLNVNSWTVPAGKLEWGKPYRWRVTVQDASNQAQTVSDWMTFVTGVRQPPVSSQMAIQGANGQEFDHLSGNYTTTFMDASVKAVGPQLAVIRTYNSLDPRRDGIFGAGWTSRYDMKIVPEVIDGVQALRVTYPDGRQLRFAAAGNGTFQPPPGMHATIAELDGGGWRLMDKSATSYLFDASGKLIRIEDNRGRAQELTYDADGRLTRVTSPGGRSLTFTWNGPRVASVSTDPVGDQGPLTWTYHYEGDRLTAVCAPVQEPNCTRYEYGTGSHYSNLVREADPMGYWRLDEPVIPDGWTPPWTCPPRPSPNQPECNPPRKRQLADLGWGFGPVTAEDPGLGERGALAGSTNTAAYVDFELPSYSMARLGDRYTFETWFQTTSPGMLLEFREYEDDVFTHPAVYIGRDGRLRAQLNELPRYAINPTTTSRSVMDGRWHHLVVTFDNGTQRLYLDGQQVGTLSNLSTTPFDGPIRFGLGYIDSSWPSSPASGTTIVGFPFYGLLDEVAVYDRALTADEVAAHYQAGTTPAPHLLTKITLPSGRVWMTNTYDTANDRIATHTDEHGGTWKIGKPKVWKDPLKPEYDQDQSKRIVEVTDPHDGKLSYVHDAWRGYRLVQETDQLGHTTYYRYDSGGFPAVITDRNGNKVQLAHDKRGNLLRRRECRAPNDCQTEYFTYHVNTANPFDPRNDELTVVRDARSQSATDDTYATRYEYTPYGEEAKEILPPTPDFPSGRELVTTYTDGTEPAEGGGTTPAGLVKSERDAKGYEHTYTYTAAGDLATETYPGGLKIRYEYDEIGRVISRTEISKAHPEGVTTTFTYDGLGRVVAQTGPGVRNEVTGVTHTLQSRYTYDADGNRLTESVVDLTGGDPTRTITYTYDDYGRTETVTGPEGGVVRYTWDHTGALTSVTDEMGTVIHYTYTARGEQASRILKGWTGSPVNPQPAKDVVLESRAYDPEGRLASTTDAMGRTTSYVYYGDDLLSKVIADDVRLNGSTTRRDVVLESRVYDAAGNLIRKETGGGIERTDYVYDAADRLVSETFDPSRLARKTSYTYDANDNVVEVRYTAANTPRVETIEFEYNPDDELIRKKVKNGDNDLITTYDVDDRGLVVKITDPRGNEPGANPADYTTDLRYDAAYRLVEARAPPVTIEKMGAEPTTARPTVRFGYDGSGQRTHEVDAEGRTTVYAFDKAGRLTSVTHPQYTPPGGSALTPRETYEYDAAGRPIRYTNARGRTWTTEYDALGNRVRVTEPGPDGEPGGRWVYEYDLVGEMLAQVDPTGARTEFTYDDLGRQITATVIERKPTTTAIVTRMEYDDADNLIKEIGPSSRTTTYEVNAAGEVTAETDPLGATTRYAYDLLGREVRETDPLGNATVTEYDLAGRAVAVTDLDANGSIIRTVRFGYDAAGNLTSETSGEGHVTRRTYDASNALVKLVEPVTDDRSITTTYGYDATGARTRVTDGRGNTTWTTYNGLGLVEKVIEPPTAAHPEEADRTWTSVYDAGGNLVTAIAPGGVRVDREFDHLDRVVREVGSGASVPTPERTYAYDLMGRETAIGDYTLEYNDRGLVTKISKGGNQVAAFAYDALGNPTQRVDGTGTATFTWDNDDRLRTVVEPVTGRTFTYDYDRDDRLTTLTSANPANRQTFEYDPVDRLIRQTLTNGSGAQIARITYEWDKDDNLVAKTTEGLAGAGRNAYGYDKSGRLISWTGPDGNTTTYEWDDAGNRIRAGNKTFVYDERNRLLRGDGVEYTYTPRGTVATETKDGVTRNLVFDAFDRLVSDGDITYTYDALGRIASRSKGGETEHYSYSGLENDIAVVTDGSGAVKARYGRDPDGVLLGLKEGDDPAVGVLSDQHDDVVATYSAAGLVDSTAYSPFGEVVARTGTARRMGFQGEYTDPDTGKVNMLARWYVPGTGGFASRDTADLDPDPSIQLNRYAYANGNPLAYTDPSGNCPFCIPLAIAALRVAAQMALRQVVQRAAVQAGRAVVQRAVQQAGQRAAQQAARAAGKAGQQAAKKTTQNAAKNATRQATKRAGNNASRANKATKAQRSSKASKSSRAKQQRSARAKNQKAKQPKSPKAKKPKLPKVKAKTRAPKGSKAKPSKAKPSRSKTNTKKNNQKKNTTKDSGKGNKANTKSTGTKSNSSKSTTKDRLKEELVFESLSDIGSDLGWSGGAPAGGFGPASLGGIDPCGSLRSCAKEVVESVLDDVQDKVINDLIDQVVPEVPVDYSPGGNCRPGGANSFVPGTPVLMADGTTKPIEEVKLGDHVLATDPVTGVVEAKPVTTLITGEGTKHLVDITIDTDGPEGDATDTLTATADHPFWVPDLREWLPAERLAPGMWLRTAAGTYVQITAVAKRTAAQRVHNLTVDDLHTYLPCRCRRPGGPRPQLQRPLPAKPATR